A single genomic interval of Deltaproteobacteria bacterium harbors:
- a CDS encoding Trm112 family protein, with protein sequence MALHKELLEILACPKCKGDLEPTPSEDGLICKNCALVYRVEDDIPIMLIEEAVPLSEYRDERPA encoded by the coding sequence ATGGCCCTGCACAAGGAACTACTGGAGATACTAGCCTGCCCCAAATGCAAGGGCGACCTCGAACCGACCCCGTCCGAGGACGGGCTCATCTGTAAAAATTGCGCCCTTGTCTATCGGGTCGAGGACGACATCCCGATCATGCTCATCGAAGAAGCCGTGCCCCTTTCCGAATACCGGGACGAGCGGCCGGCGTGA